In Lates calcarifer isolate ASB-BC8 linkage group LG21, TLL_Latcal_v3, whole genome shotgun sequence, a single window of DNA contains:
- the LOC108902911 gene encoding dual specificity protein phosphatase 14 isoform X1: protein MLVMSVSQVSPGLYLSDLASALRPSVLTSRNITLIVNASGLEDMSYPQLDGLQVLHIPVQDQPHAPLRQYFDPVAERINQNQTGRTLVHCTAGRSRSPALIMAYLMRFEGLSLRQAHEQVLEQRPFIRPNAGFWRQLIDYERTLFSRNSVQMVRTSSGVLPEALQDSEDSSTTAAYCVNV from the exons ATG CTGGTCATGTCGGTCTCTCAGGTCTCTCCTGGTCTGTACCTGAGCGATCTGGCCTCGGCCCTGAGGCCCAGCGTGTTGACCAGTAGGAACATCACCCTTATTGTTAATGCCAGCGGACTGGAGGACATGTCCTACCCACAGTTGGATGGACTCCAGGTGCTCCACATCCCAGTCCAGGATCAACCTCATGCCCCCCTGAGACAGTACTTTGACCCCGTGGCTGAACGGATCAACCAGaaccagacaggaaggactttgGTCCACTGCACTGCCGGCAGGAGCCGATCCCCTGCTCTGATCATGGCCTACCTGATGAG gtttGAAGGCCTCAGCCTCCGTCAGGCTCACGAGCAGGTTCTGGAGCAGCGACCCTTCATCAGACCCAACGCTGGTTTCTGGAGACAGCTGATCGACTATGAACGGACTCTGTTCAGCAGGAACTCGGTGCAGATGGTGAGGACGTCCAGCGGAGTCCTGCCCGAGGCTTTGCAGGACTCGGAGGACTCTAGCACCACCGCAGCGTACTGTGTTAATGTTTGA
- the LOC108902913 gene encoding DNA-directed RNA polymerase II subunit RPB4, giving the protein MAAGGGAAPPHVGDVEEDASQLLFPKEFENAETLLNSEVHMLLEHRKQQNESAEDEQELSEVFMKTLNYTARFSRFKNRETITAVRSLLLQKKLHKFELASLANLCPEAAEEAKALIPSLEGRFEDEELQQILDDIQTKRSFQY; this is encoded by the exons ATGGCGGCGGGAGGCGGCGCGGCTCCTCCGCACGTCGGTGATGTTGAAGAAGACGcttctcagctgctgtttcccaAAG AGTTTGAGAACGCAGAGACTCTGCTGAACTCAGAGGTCCACATGTTGCTGGAGCACAGGAAGCAGCAGAACGAGAGCGCCGAGGACGAGCAGGAGCTGTCCGAGGTTTTCATGAAGACCCTGAACTACACAGCTCGATTCAGCCGCTTCAAGAACAGAGAGACCATCACCGCCGTGCGCAG tCTCCTCCTGCAGAAGAAGCTTCATAAGTTCGAGTTGGCCAGTTTGGCAAATCTGTGTCCTGAAGCTGCAGAAGAGGCCAAAGCCCTGATCCCCAG TCTTGAGGGTCGGTTTGAAGacgaggagctgcagcagatcCTGGACGACATCCAGACCAAGAGAAGCTTCCAGTACTAA
- the LOC108902909 gene encoding olfactory receptor 11A1-like translates to MTALKVKMRMNSTQVSYFTLSAYFDTGPIKYIYFTILTFLYILILCANVLLIVIICMNRSLHEPMYLFLCSMFVNELYGSTGLFPFLLLQILSDIHTVSVPFCFLQIYCVHSYVCVQFLNLAVMSYDRYLAICYPLQYNLHMTTKKVTRFIAGTWLFPFLASGFLVSLSFSLQLCGNIIDKVFCMNYSIVKLSCSDTSVNNIYGLIYTVIIIIIPLILILFSYMKILKVCFSGSKQTRQKAVSTCTPHLASLIIVSFGACFEILQSRFNMSSVPNVLRIFLSLYFLTCPPLFNPVLYGLNLSKIRNIYIRHVL, encoded by the coding sequence ATGACtgctttaaaagttaaaatgaggATGAACTCGACACAGGtttcatatttcacactgaGTGCCTACTTTGATACTGGAcctataaaatatatatattttacaattctaacatttctatatattttaattctttGTGCCAATGTGTTGTTGatagtgattatctgtatgaacagaagtttacatgaacctatgtacctgtttctgtgcagtatgtttgtaaatgaactgtatggtagtacagggttgtttccattccttctgcttcagatcctctctgacattcacactgtttctgttcccttttgtttcctgcagatttactgtgtgcattcatatgtgtgtgtgcaatttttaaatttagccgtcatgtcttatgacagatacctcgctatctgttatcctctacAATATAACTTACATATGACAACTAAAAAGGTCACAAGGTTTATTGCTGGAACATGGTTATTCCCTTTTCTTGCAAGTGGTTTTTTGGTATCACTGAGTttctctttacagctgtgtgggaaCATTATTGACAAAGTTTTCTGTATGAATTATTCTATTGTCAAACTGTCTTGCTCTGACACCagtgtaaataacatttatggACTCATTTACACAGTTATTATAATCATTATTCCTCTCATTTTAATCCTTTTCTCTTACATGAAGAttcttaaagtttgtttttctggttctaaacagaccagacaaaaagctgtcagtacctgcacacctcaccttgcTTCTCTGATCATTGTTTCTTTTGGAGCTTGTTTTGAAATATTACAGAGCAGGTTTAATATGAGCAGTGTACCTAATGTGTTGAGAATTTTTTTATCACTGTATTTTCTAACATGTCCACCTCTCTTCAACCCTGTACTGTATGGACTAAATCTGTCTAAAATCCGTAACATATATATCCgtcatgtcttatga
- the LOC108902907 gene encoding uncharacterized protein LOC108902907 codes for MTMQNQSKTSTGAEVTGTSWTQRTVLPEVRYHPSIQIQSPGDGARPKTTKTPKTRTSQTQKTRPRAVHPPQTGRQRGDITTQADPVSAVRPRPGAQTPVQRADPDRDPPQKSDQLSNRAPPRPEQVPLGLGVRLDRSVVEQVEVLTRGQRTNEDWFSWRKNRITASVAHRISHSRFVNGKSKTPPNSYLAAVTGEGPRVQTRAMSWGVEKEAEAVRKYQRLKSSRLGRSVSVQDCGLFIDAQRPWLAASPDGIVTDSRTGQWLLCLEVKCPHKHRQRRVEDACRDDPNFCLELQDKDGREAGGTPVYRLKTSHSYFTQIQCQLAVTGLKQADLVVYTLKETTIVPVTFDPNLWEETVSKLEVFYRDAVLPHLREKTQQEKAAAWTPEL; via the exons ATGACAATGCAAAATCAGAGCAAGACCTCAACAGGAGCTGAGGTCACGGGGACCAGTTGGACCCAGAGAACCGTCCTACCTGAGGTCCGgtaccatccatccatccagatTCAGAGTCCTGGAGACGGAGCACGACCCAAAACCACCAAAACCCCCAAGACAAGAACCAGTCAAACACAGAAGACCAGACCTAGAGCTGTGCACCCCCCTCAGACTGGGAGGCAGCGAGGGGACATCACCACCCAGGCTGATCCGGTTTCTGCAGTGAGACCACGTCCTGGAGCTCAGACACCCGTTCAGAGGGCTGATCCTGATCGAGATCCTCCTCAAAAATCAGATCAGCTCTCTAACAGAGCCCCTCCCAGACCGGAGCAGGTTCCTCTGGGTCTGGGGGTCCGGTTGGATAGGTCTGtggtggagcaggtggaggttCTGACCCGTGGACAGAGGACCAATGAGGACTGGTTCTCCTGGAGGAAGAACCGGATCACAGCCTCAGTCGCTCATCGCATTTCTCACAGTCGTTTCGTTAACGGGAAGAGCAAAACCCCACCTAACTCCTACCTGGCTGCTGTCACAG GTGAGGGTCCCAGAGTCCAGACCAGAGCCATGAGCTGGGGGGTAGAGAAGGAGGCTGAGGCCGTCCGCAAGTACCAG AGACTGAAGAGCTCTCGGTTGGGTCGGTCGGTGTCGGTTCAGGACTGCGGTCTGTTCATCGACGCTCAGCGGCCCTGGTTGGCAGCAAGTCCTGACGGCATCGTGACGGACAGCCGGACCGGCCAATGGCTGCTCTGCCTGGAGGTGAAGTGTccccacaaacacagacagagacggGTAGAGGACGCCTGCAGGGACGACCCCAACTTCTGTCTGGAGCTACAGGACAAGGACGGACGGGAAGCTGGAGGG ACTCCAGTCTACCGTCTGAAGACGTCTCACAGTTACTTCACACAGATCCAGTGTCAGCTGGCGGTGACGGGCCTCAAACAGGCCGACCTCGTTGTCTATACCCTGAAGGAGACGACCATTGTCccggtgacctttgaccccaacCTGTGGGAGGAGACTGTGTCCAAGCTGGAGGTGTTTTACAGGGACGCCGTCCTGCCTCACCTCAGAGAGAAGACCCAGCAGGAGAAGGCAGCTGCCTGGACCCCAGAGCTGTAG
- the LOC108902911 gene encoding dual specificity protein phosphatase 14 isoform X2, with protein MSVSQVSPGLYLSDLASALRPSVLTSRNITLIVNASGLEDMSYPQLDGLQVLHIPVQDQPHAPLRQYFDPVAERINQNQTGRTLVHCTAGRSRSPALIMAYLMRFEGLSLRQAHEQVLEQRPFIRPNAGFWRQLIDYERTLFSRNSVQMVRTSSGVLPEALQDSEDSSTTAAYCVNV; from the exons ATGTCGGTCTCTCAGGTCTCTCCTGGTCTGTACCTGAGCGATCTGGCCTCGGCCCTGAGGCCCAGCGTGTTGACCAGTAGGAACATCACCCTTATTGTTAATGCCAGCGGACTGGAGGACATGTCCTACCCACAGTTGGATGGACTCCAGGTGCTCCACATCCCAGTCCAGGATCAACCTCATGCCCCCCTGAGACAGTACTTTGACCCCGTGGCTGAACGGATCAACCAGaaccagacaggaaggactttgGTCCACTGCACTGCCGGCAGGAGCCGATCCCCTGCTCTGATCATGGCCTACCTGATGAG gtttGAAGGCCTCAGCCTCCGTCAGGCTCACGAGCAGGTTCTGGAGCAGCGACCCTTCATCAGACCCAACGCTGGTTTCTGGAGACAGCTGATCGACTATGAACGGACTCTGTTCAGCAGGAACTCGGTGCAGATGGTGAGGACGTCCAGCGGAGTCCTGCCCGAGGCTTTGCAGGACTCGGAGGACTCTAGCACCACCGCAGCGTACTGTGTTAATGTTTGA